In the genome of Aedes aegypti strain LVP_AGWG chromosome 2, AaegL5.0 Primary Assembly, whole genome shotgun sequence, the window ggtcgaggatcttttcgtaaaggaaattttctcgattcccagggcatagagtatcttcgtacctgccacacgatatacacatgcaaaaaatggtcaattggcaaagaaagctctcagttaataactgtggaagtgctcataagaacactaagctgagaagcaggctctgtcccagttgggacgtaacgccaggaagaagaagaacatttaAAAGTTGGAAAAATATCGCTTTACCTTTGAAATCGCCACTGTTTGGAACATGAGTCATGTTCGGTCATTGGTAAACgaatgtgtagctcgttgttttgaGGCAAATGAATGAACCAAAATAGAAGCTATCACCTCTGAGAGATAGATAAGGATCTTCTCCTCTTGAAAGCATAAACAACGCGTAAATTCATTCTATTACTcagtacaacaagctacacatcTGGTTACCAATAGTTTTTAGGGCGCTAAATTAGGCGAGAAATTAAGGCGTTCCAAATAATGTTGATGTTGTTTAAACAAATATGTTGCTGGTTAACCAATAGTAAATATAATTATCCGAAACATACTGTTCAATTTGCACTAAACGTTCCAGAAGCTCTTCTCACTAAGCTTCAGCGGCAATCATAATATACCTATGCAGCCGTAAACCAAAAATTGTTATTACCTAgctatcatcaaaaatttaccCTTCCAATAAACGCGGCAGCTAATGGAGCAATATGTTAAATGGCGGTTTTCGTTTAATCTGTGGTTTTTGAATTTTAACGATTCCGGGTCGTTAGTGTATCTCCACCGACATAAATTGCATGATAAATTAACACAAGGGGTAATAGTTTTCTGCGTTATTTATAATCCAGCGCCCGCTTCCGTAGGATTTTTATGCTTCGATCCGAAacgttctgaaaaaaaaaaatagatgcaATTTCCAGAATGGGTTGAGCAATCTCACCTCTCGCACAGTGTTGGCAAAAGCGTAAATACCTACATCGCTACATCCACATAAACGCCTGTGCCACCAGACAAAAAGGAAGCTGAATGGCAAGCTTTTCGTCAGATGTTGGTACCGTGAGAATGTTGGTACCGGTCAAGCGAACGagatactgaaaatgaaaatttattgccATGATCATCTTTTCCACCAGCAAAGgctagggggagatcccctagtaccggacagcacccaatacaggacaccgtcgaaaaattgagaaatcatggtccaatcagggggcctttcttagctgAGCGGTTAGAACccgcggctaccaagcaaagccatgctgaaggtgtctgaattcgattcccggtcggtccaggatccttttgtaaatgaaatttccttgacttccctgggcataatgtatcatcgtacctgccacacgatatacgcatgcgaatatggcaactctggcaaagaaagctctcagttaataactatggagctcggaagaatactaagctgaggaacaggctctgtcccagtgaggacgtaatgccatgaaaaagaagaagaaggtccaatcaagatggtgtagaaaaggaagctattaaAGAGAGGGATGGTTGCGTAGAACAACACATTCTTGAAATATGCAcgcttttttttggaaaaatattcgacgaatatagaaaaataattttgacctCGCAGTAATAATGGAACACCATCATAATTTGAGAGTGAGAATGTAGTTTGCAGCATATTTGAACttaactgcccataaacgcataattgtcctaTGTGAATAGGAATCCAAGCAAAGATGAGACTGACAtgtgtttatgggcagtaaatatggtcaaactacaattttggtctAGCACCTCCTGTGCCCCAGTTTCCGATAGCTTCATTTGTtgcatgatatctttgtaatttttgcaccaatgatgtattcaaatatattcatttttcatggatgtTATTGATCATGGtataaaaaatgcaataaaaataagatgAATGAAAATTAGCAGTAAGATACTAATCCTAGGGTAAAAACATGCGATTATGTACAAATTTACAGagttcgaggcatttccagatcgtgtccggtattgggtgccaccttttaaTTAATGTTGTCCAATTTGGTACTAatatacatcatcaaaatgcgatgtcaaaattcatatttctttTTCCAAATTTATGTTTGTACATTACAAAaacgataatatttatcataaatgagcACCAAGACCgtataaaatcaatagtttttgaatTACAAATTTAGCGGCTTAGGTGTCaagtactgggggatctccccctatacatAAGTATTCATCGCCGGAAAAGCTCTGCAAGAATGGTTTACACATGCTGTCATAAAACAATTTTCTCACCACCCCAGACAACTGTTTGGCTTGCAATCGAcatgaacaatttgaaaaaaataagattttaaaTATACAATAGAAATTTGATTGTATAGGGGAActaggtgtaaaatgcgccgtcgGGGTAACACGTGCCACCACAATATCCCCAAGATAAAAGGTATTTTAGTCAATTTCGATTAATTCATACGATATCTTCATCAATTTAAGCGCCTCgcaaggaataatatttcccaATTTCCTTGGGATGTTGCTGCTGCATCCCAAACAAATCTTAATTTttccgtttgtttttttttaattacagctTATGCTCGATAACTGGGCTGAGAGAACCTTCCAGTTAGCAAGCAGTGCTCGATAACTGGACTGCCATTCCAACGCACACacacattcaaataaaaatcgaggGGGACTTAGATGCAAAGTTTTGGTTGGCGTCATTCGGTTTTGGAATCGCGTCGTGTTCGTGTCATTCCGTCATTGAATTCGCGTTTTAATCGTACCGTCTTGTAAATTTTGAGGTGCATTAAACAGTTTTCGTTCCTGCAATGGACATCCCACCGGGCACCAaccgcaaacggaaacaaaaaacCCTTACGTTGgtggaaaaagttaaaattatcgACGATTTCGAAAGAGGAGGTGGATCGCACGAGTCGCTCGCCAGAAAATATGGCGTAGGATCTTCCTCGGTGACTCGCTTCCTAAAACACCGAAAAGAATTACGACAAAAACTGGATCACTATAGAGAACATGGCGTGGAAAACAGGAAAACTATGAAGGAACAGTCAACAGGAACCGGAATTCACGAAAGCCATTCATTCGTTGGACTACTTACTTCACTTCGTGCAAAATGATGCTGCCGATGTAAGCCGCTTGAGGTCATTGAGAACAAAGCTGATCGAAAACGAATGGCGCAAGCGAGCTTTGTAGATCCAGTgcagcgattttttttaaatgaattttctaaagtacacacatgaattttgtatgaatatcaaTAAACCAGTTAAGAACAAAGCAATAATAACTATTTGTGATTTATTTCTCATTTCGACATATTGcacattgaattgaaaaaaaaattaaaatctaaatgaaaaaagacaaatttacaattaaaaaaataatgccgaAACCTTATTTTGCATTTGCACGCCCCTCGTCAGTTACGGGATGGTGaaagtttttgacgtttaactgTTTTTTAACTGGGCTACAGCCCAGTTAGCGAGCACCCAGTTAAAAAGCAGCCCAGTTAAATAGCACCCAGTTATCGAGCATTAGCtgtaattatgaatcgtggtttacggctaaccaggcgagtggaagtttaacaactaccgtgATGCGCCCTAATTTCGCGCACTTAATTTTCATCAAGATATTTTTCCTTCTCAAAATAATTTGCGAAGTCAATGATTGAAATTTACTATTGGATGACACAGTCTAAGTAAAAtatttaatcaaaaaaatataacttgcGAAATTTGTAAGCCATTGTATAACTCATAGCAAAAAAGAAAATGAAACTAGAAGTGCCTAATTTCGCTCACAAAAATCAAGTGGTTCCTAATTTCGCTCAAAATGGTTCCAAATTTCGCTCACGAGAAAAACGTTTTAATTGAATGTATATGATTGTAAGTATAAATAGGTTGTCATTTTTATTAAATGAAGAATGAAACATAGCATTCAAGAAACAGTTTTATTTAATTCTGAACACAAGTTTACTGAACACTGACTCATTCTTTCTATCAATTAATAAGTTCGACGCTGAAGAAATTGGTCAAACTTTTTCTTGAGGACATTTTTTTCCTTCTCAGCTTTCTTCAGTTGCTTTtcgatcttctttttcttttttgttaactcctcttcttgtttttgtttctcaactttttcaatGAACTCCTTATAAGCCTTTCCGGTGGCTACGGCAGGAGGACGAATTTTGTTCTTCTTAGGTTTGAAAATCTGTGTTGCACGTGGTTTTGGAAATGCTTCGGTTAAAACATCCGTAGTAGTTTGGGTGTTCTTCAGCTTGTTGCGACAATTTTGATCTAAATAAGAAAGagcaaaatgattttatgattgtAATAAATTATGTATTTGTAACTTCACCTTTAACATCAGCGTCATTCGCTTGAGAATCAGGAAAACCCAAAAACTGAGGTTCTTCGTCTTCTGACAGCTGCGCTGTTGTTACTGTCTCAACAACAGATTCAGGATTTTCCAATGCATTCGTATTGTTTCTCATTCGCTTCCACACTGCAAACAAACTCGTATCTTCTATCGGTCCAGTCCAATTTCGTGTTGTTAGATTTTgcttgaaacatttcaattgtgGCGGTGACAAGTAGGATTCTAACTGATCAATAGCAGATTCTTGAAGGCTATCAGTCTTGGCTGATGGAGGCAATTTCGGCAACGGAGGAGACGGATCTGTGGCAACAATGTTTCCAGATGTCAATGAACTATAGTCTACTGAATTAGGGTCAAACGGATAAAGTCCACAGCGCTTAAATCCATTAGCCAGCGTCGACTTCAGATGTTCCATCTTATCAACAGTCTTCTTCAGCAGTGGCGCGATTTCACATTTTGGAAGTAATTCATCGCATTGTGTAATCCTCCAAACAACAAGAAGCTGATTCCAGTGAAGTTTTAGAGGTCGAAAAAAGCAAACATCGAGCGGTTGCGTTATTTGCGTTGTGTTTGCTGGCAGACAAATCAGTATTATTTTAGCTTGTTTGCAGAATTCCATGGAAAGATGCGACACATGTGATTTGTGACCATCTACAAAGAGGATCACTGGAAGTGTAATATCTTGGCTTCGAAGCCAAGGATCAAACACATCTCGTAGATAGCAGAAAAATGTGTCGCGATTCATCCATCCTGATTCGGTCTTACCAGCAGCCCATCCCTTCGGTAATTGCTTGAATATGTCACCAGGAATTCGTTGTTTGTAGGGAAATATAATCAGAGTCGGTACCAACAGCCCTGAAGCATTTGCTCCAAATAAGGCTGTGTATGCTTCTTTTTCTGAATTTCCAACTCTTGCATGTACATACCGGCTTCCGACTCCCACCAAGACAACTTCCTTAGTTGGAACAGTGCAAATCGCGGTTTCGTCCATATTAAAAATTCTGGTTGGATCTTGCAATATCTGTTGATGTCCCTCTGACTCAACAAAATCTAATATTTCCGAAAACCATGATCTAATTTGCCCTTCCGTAACAACGGCTCGATATTTTGGGAGAACGCTAGGAACACGGCGGGCAATGTTTGgatgacgttttagaaaaagttGAATCCATTTTCTGCCGGGAACGCCATTCTTGAAATTATTGCTTACTTTACACTTTTTAACATAATATGCCACGCAAGCTCTCAATGACCGTGTACATACAGGAAAACCAGCTCTCGCCATATCCAGCACCCAATTAACAGCATAGTTCTCGATACTTGGGGTCAGCACTGTGGGGGCTCCAGGTCTTGATTGAGGATGATTGCACTTAAACTTGTCCCTCAATGTACTAACCGGTAATCCATAGGAAAACGCAGCACGGCGAATGGAATGTCCATTCCGGATCATTTGCAGCGCCGCAGAAACTTTCTCCGGATTATGCTGCATATGCTTTTTAGGAGGCATTttgaaacgtaaacaaaaacaacGATCGAAATTAAGCTTTGTCAAATATTCAAGCTCCAAATTTCGTGCACAATATTAAGATCAAAATTATCAGCAAATACCTCGTTTTTCATTCAATATTTTAGTAATATAGCTTTGACCAACCTGCTAGATGTAGCTCAAGTGTTTTCCAGGATTGAAACAAATCTCTTTACGACACAAAACTTAATATTCCGCGCGCGACGTCGTTCGTGCTGTTGCTAACGTAGACACAAATATGTGttgttttcatatatttttattctCATGCCGATTTCTTTGTGCAACTGTAGTTTTTATGAAATCGTGTTAAGAAGTGTTGAGTGTTCCTATTAGAACCTAAATTACGATAATATTGCTGCTTAttccatataaataaaaatttcatcacGATGGTGAGCGAAGTTTGGAGCTGCGCGAAATTAGGGCGCATCACggtaccgaaaagctaaacattatatatattttgcaattgaattaaatggacaaattgatgtgaagttttgcgaaaaagttacacgtcttctcggtgagaatcgaactcacgactccctgatctctagttaggacgcgttacccctacgccacgagaggactcatgggcgcagaagttaacctgaattcgatttcagctgaataatcacgtggtcctttttcgcaaagtgcacctctttcggaagaattagatgcccatccaaattCAGCGCTTTCTGTagatatccaatgcctagcccgagagcgcattattttttaggtagtgAAAGTACCACACATTACTCGTCACCGACGTGCTGGCTGAGATTTCTATTGTGAGGGCTTCCAATGgatcgcgacgttctcaaacgaccggttacggaacatgtaCCAcggattattgagctgaaatcgcattcaggttaacttctgtgCCCATGAGTCCTGaaactgaaataaataaataaaaactgaaataaattaaaaaaaaaacacatttcccgaatttggcaccctcgtgaccccagtacaacccggaTTATCTCCGGCATGATTCCGAATTCAGCAtggtccatttatgacaaataactgaaacctttttaaagtaacCTGACAGTGgcttcaaaaaaatcgaatggaaattgaaaaaaaaattaaattaaccaACTAAGCACTGAAAATctgaataataaagaaataaacaaaagaaAAGAAAGCCTGGGAAGATTCTCCCGAttgattattggaaaattatcaCGTGAAaccagagttgggaaaagttctgagattcacactacagtaggcaagcgtagcgAATCACAGTCaccggagccagtgaaactcacgcgtatcgctgctgtaggcaaaataccttgaaaatagcaaaacacccgttgctaagggcaacccaaaactactgtagaaaaatgttctatttcccgttgcatttcccgcatttgcagccttcaatgacactcctcatttagaaaattcatgtacccaacataggctacttgatgagattcacaattttgaactactgtattagaagagccaagtgattttcacaaaaactcaagcctactactattaccattcccagcactgcgtGAAACCCTAAATAATATCCTGCAGCAATTTTTGGGTGTTTTCCTGGAGAACATTGCGCAAAATCTTCAAGAAATATTCAGAGTTATTACTGCCATTAGTTCTAGGGAGTTTCTTCACTGTATTGCTTGACAACGTGCcagatacagttaactctcccttactcgatattccgtatctcgatatcgagttagagaaccatagtaaaagttggttttcatggctaactcgatggtcccttggatcgcagttgcactggttttgagttctgtaactcgatacctccctaactcgatggtcccttcaatattgagtaagggagagatgactgtaataaTTTTCCACATGAAAAGGGTTACTGCGATTATGATAAATCACATCTCTTTTTCTTTCAACGGGTATCGATGTATACCAACATTTTTTGATAGATCCAGTATAGCATTAGattgtattgctgtttgcatttgagatgcaaatctcgACTAAACGTCCTTcgaatgcggtaacacaaaacaatgaAATCACCGCCGCGCTAtcaagaaaaatctatttttgacatcgcattgcttatgaaaaatcttaccgcatttggtgttcccgcattagATATTTGCATTTCAGACACACACAGCAATATTGAAACTTAAAAAACTTCTGCTGAGCAGAATTAATACAAACCCGTATTCATCAATTCGCAAAGTTCCCTCTATGTTTGGCCAAACCAAAATCTCTGAATAGTTTTATAtcttttatttgtatttttttttttttttttcaaggaaaacATGACGCAttgcaagaaaaaataaagattcctggaaaatccagAACGATTCGTctgaaaatttcccaccaaaaTCATCGTAGTTACCCCTGATTTAGCATTATCTATTTGCTGCCACTTCGGAGTTTGAGCAGTTTCTGTCACATGCATCGAACAATCATACCTCTGATAAGAGatttggaaatttgaaaaacgaaCCATTCTATCCAATCCGAATTGACGATTTGAGTAATCCGGATCATTGAATCAATGACTGGATCGACAGTGACTCAGCTAccaattcaaataaaatagattaTTTATGTATGCTGCTTATCTTCCATGCCCTATTCTTGCGTGGCACTACCTgttcataacattttttttacatatttacaAATTGATTAATGTTGTAAGGTAGGAATAAGTATCCCCATAATGAACGAGAATTCAGAATCAGGTTTCAAGGGCTTTTAAATGAAGAAGATTACAAGAAAAActtaaagacaccgacacgttaatgcttccagtggacgattatgtcctttgaaggaagcaccacactagacaacggactagcatgcaatgcccagtggcacagtcgaaatacgttcctgatgaaaagttttccggactgaagcgggaatcgaacccacactcctcgactcgatgcggctaattGCTTGGTAACACttaccgcacggccacgaaaccCACAACTTGCCATGATTTACTCATCATTATGTTaacttgttgaaaaaataactgcACTGCTTACGGAGGTTCATTTGCTCTATGCGGGGATTGCCCGATGCACGTTATTACCGCGAaggcaccatttttttttaatttacccgCAATACCAATGTGCGAAACTTTAGTACTGCCATTATAGCAGTGGATCAGTGATCACCGAACTGTCGCCCGCTGAATATTCTGAGACCATTGGGGTGGTTCACACAACAAATTACCACTGCAGTAGACCTTACATTTTTACAACCATCGCACTCGACCATCTGCTtaatgagtgattccaagcaacagcaccaaaatttggtaaattttttaatccatttttttctattgagctgaaactttgcacagttttccagttccatctaaatcgtcattttccgatatcaaatcttcaagttgagtcacgactaacttttcaaaagggtgtatgtgaaaatagttcaaaaatattcaaaaagctgcacagcaaaaacggttcgttcgattgttagacaactaaagaaacaaagttagacaactaaataaagattccaaaaaaatacacacagtaaaaaaaaaatttgtttgcattaaaaaacataatttttgacacaaaaactcaaatatctcaaaaccctatcggaataccaacgtaattttttgagggaaaacggtccattatattagctatctaccatacaaatttggtgatggtaaaccaataaacaaaaaagttatgacatttcaaacatgtcacaattttcacatttagtagaaaaaaaaaaatttttcggtgtaaattattgcgggaaccgcagtttgttgctgattttattgttaagggccttgcgtgaattaaacaagtcgttttcatgtattcattagtattatgtatattatatgtataaatattatgtatatgtataaatattatatgtatatgtatatatgtataaattaaaatgaattaacagattacacgaaaataatttttttttttaccagggtattttttttagagtatgatcgatgagtttctaaatgttatatataaactttaaaagttttggatttgggtatgcgttatgagatcatgaaaacattttattaatacttatttatttatttattgttattcaattttttttacaatatcgaacacttttgcatcattatcagtacagttcgagtatagttttgcttaaattttattttctgacaatggaataaaacagtgaaatttttgggttccttggatcgttttcgcgttattatattgctcgctgagctctgatgccgttaattcgtactcttcagtagtagtaaaaaaaaatgataattttgttaaatcttcttcttttctgcgattcgtccaatcaaatagttcttttgcagttttaattggatgctcacgttctttggctaaacttgctcttgtggccatgcgctttatggttcctccaatagcatcacaaggacctttgccatgtgacgtagcaaagaaatgccattctgcatcaattccgtacttcgatttaaattgacataggctcgaaaaattcttacggtttttgtactgcgatgctgctccatcagacatgaaatatatctttctgatttctttatccttatcaacgcgtaaaaagttaatcattttggcaatgaacaaatttacagatactgagtcgtgtcttaaatcttcggaaattacaataaaactaaaatgtttaatttgcgtacttccattgaaataaataacgaatggatgaattgtagcttgttgtacgttccagtgatgggactgcacttcatcttgtaatacaaagctatagttttcagaaaaatcacaaatgactaaaaattcaccatcttgtaatgtatttttcgtattttttaaaaagcgggattgctctgttttaataaagtcgtgaggaattaaactttctaaattcaagcaaaaaaatgatacaaactcatctacaggttttacaatagtttctaggtcacacctatccgtggtcacccattgctcaaatgataactgatcaatataattttctttaaactcagtgaataaagtattttccaatgatgaagaatctggacaatccgaacaagatcgtagatagcaatttgatgttgtattttcacacaaaagactaccagttaacattttaatatcctttgataaattgattcttttcaaactatgtaagattaggttaatattttcgtgtgttgtgcacacacaaacattatgtgttcctgaattggatagaagcttgcattgccttggacgaaggcttgcaaatgaggaaaaacctaccttaatattttcgttaatttccttgaagcgtgtatacgcttctttcaaagtagtcatcattaatcgtttttggattgcttgacgctttccatctttttttacagatacataatctttttgaccaggcatagctctacttacttcatcgtcttcaaaatattgaattattttttcttttgtctcatctgttaatgaagtactcgacctagcatttttggttgcaagacagttatttttgaattgttttacctcttttgctgtatttctattggttttgaactcatcaatggcgtcttgagtagaccacgagcttggcagcatcgacaaaatcaataatttttctttccttgtcgtggctagattcgagaacctttccttcatattcataattacctcatagtagtctgtattttccacatcctcaggtcctaatttgaagaggtttcttcgtacagcttcgttgatttcacggtatttttactcgggataattgacgtaacccatcttcgtccatttaatcggagtcacttttattccagctatcccttcgttgaagcgttcgatgttgaccttctggatgcactcatcctctgattgatttgttgaaacaaatgtcgctgatggtaccgtggcaagactatctgcacttggtacttctggtaactcctcagttgttgtcggtgcatctagtaattcctcagttgttgttgttttcgaacttcctgcaacctgatccaccgatgatgtacagattgcccgtttgtcaacgtttaaacggcaggacgtacaaatgcgtaaatttgtattcaatgtagacattggagcataaccagccgctttcagtttatctatggtgctttcggtgagatttcgtagctctttcgaacactttttttctgcaaacggcctgcaacagttgagaaagcgacta includes:
- the LOC110675391 gene encoding uncharacterized protein LOC110675391, which codes for MEHLKSTLANGFKRCGLYPFDPNSVDYSSLTSGNIVATDPSPPLPKLPPSAKTDSLQESAIDQLESYLSPPQLKCFKQNLTTRNWTGPIEDTSLFAVWKRMRNNTNALENPESVVETVTTAQLSEDEEPQFLGFPDSQANDADVKDQNCRNKLKNTQTTTDVLTEAFPKPRATQIFKPKKNKIRPPAVATGKAYKEFIEKVEKQKQEEELTKKKKKIEKQLKKAEKEKNVLKKKFDQFLQRRTY